One Roseburia rectibacter DNA window includes the following coding sequences:
- a CDS encoding response regulator transcription factor: MEQLLIIEDDIGLNQGLSKALKADDRQIISCQDLKTAKEQLLCGGVSLILLDINLPDGSGLELLREVKENLPGIPVILLTANDTDLDIVDGLERGADDYITKPFSLSVLRARVNTQLRKQASNHKNAPFHMDLFHFDFESMTFYVGDSKVELSKTEQKLLRLLVENRGRTMTRGDLVDRIWTDGAEYVDENALSVTIKRLRDKLGAQKYIKTIYGIGYSWVTKDE; this comes from the coding sequence ATGGAACAATTATTGATTATTGAAGATGATATAGGGTTGAATCAGGGTTTAAGTAAAGCACTGAAAGCAGATGACCGTCAGATTATATCCTGCCAAGACCTAAAAACGGCGAAGGAACAGCTTCTTTGCGGCGGTGTATCCCTGATCCTGCTGGATATCAATCTGCCGGATGGCAGCGGGCTTGAGCTGCTTCGGGAGGTCAAGGAAAACCTGCCCGGAATTCCTGTTATTCTGCTGACTGCCAACGACACCGATCTGGACATCGTAGACGGACTGGAGAGAGGCGCTGATGATTATATTACCAAGCCCTTTTCTCTTTCGGTTTTGCGTGCAAGGGTGAATACCCAACTGCGAAAGCAAGCGTCAAACCATAAAAATGCGCCGTTCCATATGGATCTATTTCACTTTGACTTTGAGTCTATGACCTTTTATGTGGGAGATTCAAAAGTGGAATTGAGTAAAACAGAACAAAAATTACTGCGTCTGCTTGTTGAAAACCGTGGTCGAACCATGACCCGTGGAGACCTTGTCGACCGGATCTGGACAGATGGCGCAGAATATGTGGATGAAAATGCTTTGTCTGTTACGATCAAGCGTCTGAGGGATAAGCTTGGCGCA